From the Rhea pennata isolate bPtePen1 chromosome 1, bPtePen1.pri, whole genome shotgun sequence genome, the window CAGGGGATACCTGACCTGCGGTCTGAGCTATTGCAGCCACCGTTACTTTTTGCTCCTGGGTAGAAACAAGCCAAAGAGGTGATAACTGTGACAGCGTACTGCCAAGTGTCATAAAACAGCAGCCATTGGCTTCGTCTCCACTAATGGAAATAATGGGCGTACAAGTGTGGGAGGAAGCAGTACAACAGGTATTTCGATCAATTTGGAATCAGTATATATCGTTTCTAACAAGCAGTCATTCAGGGAATTCATGACACACAGGGATGTTCTTTTTCCACAGTGTGATGAGTTAGTCGTGCCTTCAGCTCACTGTCTCTTCTGAAACGTCTGCTTGATTGCACTCTTTCTCACGCTGGTGGAGCTGGTGGTCCTAGTGCGAGGGAGCAAGTTAAGTCTTAGCATGGGGAGCACGAGGAAGGTGACTTTTTACTCTTTCCTGAGCAATTGAAGATCATTagagaaattatgaaaattataGTTCCTCTCTGTTACTTGTAGGGCTATTCTGTGATCTAGCTTCTGatgagagaaagaggaatagGAATACCTTGCATGTATATCTACTCAAAGTAAATTTAGAACAGCATTAGTATTTCTAACTTATACACTTGATTCTACAGCTTTGCCTTTGTCAGAGTGGTATTAGGTATGCAGTTTCCAACTTTGAAGGCAGAAAGGGTAACTGCTATGTAACTTCCTACCTTTCCCAGCACAGTCTACAGTGTTGGAGCAAAAGAATCCACTTAAGTAACTGTGGACATACGCAAAATACATTTGTTGGTGAGCATTTGCAGACTGAAATTCAGTTTGGAAGTTCTGCATGGTCATTTTGTTTATATACAAAAAgaagccccccccccaccttggTTTGGAAAATTGTTCAAGTTTATAACTAGTTTGAAGCATCTGATTGATATGGTAAGATTCAACATATGTGCAGGGTTTTTCTGATGTAAATAGGAGAGAGAGTGATCATCTTATCCCCCATCTgccttctgtttctgctgtgcaAATCAAACAGCTGAGTTTCATGAGCACACAAGTGCTCATGAAAATGGGAAAGACAGACAAGATTGAAGGTAGTATTACAGTAGATGACTTAACATTTATGCCATTGATGTCAGCTTAATTGACACAGAAATAGACAGCTTTGcagtgaaaaatgtttaatgtaaTGAAtcattgaattttaaaaatgaaaaatacaatagaagaggaatttctttttacttatgatcagatatatgtatttttcactacagaaaaaatagagttcaactgctcctttttttcagagattaaGAGGGGAGTAGCCTGGCTGATAAAGGCTTTCCAATGAATTTTTTAAGAATAGCTATAGAATATTCTTACAAGATATTTCAGACGGTATAGATTTTACCTGAGATTACCAGTGTGTAAATATCTCtattgcaaaaacattttctgtaacaaATGCAGAACCACCAagttttctattgcttttccATGAGTGAAGCCATTCTCCGATGAAAATCTGGTACGGTTTTTTGATATTAAACTGCTAACGGTTCCTTGTTTTTTTGCCTCTTAAGAGTCCAACTGAAAGGTAAGCAAccacagtttatttttattaattgtttgaaattgaaagtaatttttctttctttttctttttaactgtgCAGACATGTTATATCTCAGTCAAGTGTTCATTGTAACTGAAGGTTATAACCAAAagtatttaagagaaaatggaTGATTTGACATCTTAGCAGCAACAGCCTCCTCCAGACTTTGTGCTTTGATAGCTTTTGTATTTGACAGCACTGAGAGCATGCGTCTTTAAAGCTTGTAGATCAGTTACAGAGCTTTTTTAGATTGTCTAGTCAGTATTAGTGGTTTGTGTAGAGGAGTAAGTTCACAAAACTTGTTCTATGTGGCGGTATTTCTAGTTTTTAGAAAATGAGCAGAGTTTGAGTTTTTCAGGTGAGCTTCCACGTTTACTTTTCACAGAAGTCCTAGAGATTGTTGTATGTACAAGATTAATGGTTAATGAGGATTTTTAAAGATAccaatttgaaaataatttattttgcgGGGAAAAAAGCCACATACAATACATAGTGTAGACTTCTAGCTGGGATGGTATAGAAATGTGAACGATGTAGGTAGATAAAGAATTATGTTttgctatatttattttcattattagaTATTTAATGCATTTGAACAAACTCAGAAAAGTTTTGGGGGACACAAGCTTTCTTCAGCTTGTATACCTGAAATTTACAGtgatctgttttttaaataatttaacagGGAGAAGTTCCATTTAAAGCTACATCTCTTATGGTCCTTCAGGCCCTATCTTGGAGACAGGATAGAAAAGTTCATGGTTTCTGGTCAATGTGTTCTTCATTCTGAAGTGGCAATCTAGAGAGATTGGATTTTCCCATCTAATAAAGTCatactgcaatatttttcagtcaCTGCTACCTGATCTGGAGATCTAGAGTCTGTCTCTATTACAAAATCATCTCTGGCAAGGGACTCACTTAATAGCAGTCCCTGCGTGTTACAAGTACAGCTTCACGTTGAAGGATTAGTGGTCGTTGTGTTTATATTCCCAGTAACTGCTGAAAATGGATTTGTTCTTTCTAAAAGAATAAAGTTCTTGTCTTGTTCCAAGACAAAACTGTTCTCAGCCTGTTTTGTGTTAGCTCTTTTCCTCAGTTGTCACTTCTAGCCTGGGTAGTACTGCGTTTTGTTCTGACagtcttaatattttttctattgaaagTTAACATTCTGGGAAAGTAAAGAAACTGCTTCAttggtgcttttctttctttaacagcattttcttgAATTTTGGGTTCATTTGAGTTGTAAACGAAGTTTGGGTCCAGTAATGAACAAAACTTGAACTTAGAAAGAGCTGGTGAAGCTGCATTTTGCCTTACATGATGGTTTTTCTGTCCACCTATGCTGAATGGCTGGTTTGTAATGTTTGTAGTTGTTCCACAGAAGATGTTAGTACTTCATTAAAGATATAAATGAAAGGACTAGATAAATAGGGGAGATGGGCAGGAAGAAGATATTTATTCTATTACTAATATTGATGCATCTTGGTGCATCATCTGTTGGTGATCTATTCAAAACTAATAGCACTACTTGCTTTTAAAGTAAGCTGTtgtgcaaagcaagagctgtgTTAATTGCCTGTCTTTATGAACAGCAATGATTAGTTGGAAATGATGACTTTGGCATTGTAGGATGTCATTGCTGGAAACCTGTTACGTGAAACTTTATGCCTAATGTTGTTGCTAGccatttatatgtatatatgtatatatgtatgtgtatgtgtgtgtgtatatatatatatatatatatataaatacatatacgtataaaagaaaaactagaaaattTAACATTCTGTGCAGATTCAACTCATTTCCATTAATGGAACTAATTTCCCCCTCCAGCATTATTCTGTATTTAGAAATTGTTAGTAATTTAGTAATATAGCTATAGATTGGTTTCAAGTTATGTGAGTTGATAAATCATTTGTTTAACTTTAAAATCAAGTTGATTAATTTCGAGCCCTCTTGCAGTCTCATGATGTTGCAAATTCAGTACAATAGATTAGCATAAACACTAAAGAACATTCAAAATCATTTATTCCAGTTAAAATCCATTCTGAATTTGTTATgagcaaaacatattttaagcttgcatattatttgaaaatactctGACTGCTGTTCAGCAGAGCAATTAAGTGTATGCATGTTAGTCATACAAGTACACAAAAATTCAGCTAGACTCTCTGGTTGAAAGGCAGCATGAAGAAAACACATATTACAAATAGCATAAAGCATTCAATCTGTGTTTACAGTGTTTAGCAAATCGGTTTTATTAAATTTAGGCGTAAAATCTTCATTCAGCTTAAGTAGCCCAGAGATGGAAGTCATTATGAGATTTACATACCATTAGCTCACATTAATTGGTtagcagcagagctctgtggTCCAAGGCTAGTTAGATACGTTGTTTGTGATGCCGGGACGCTGTAGTTGAAGGAGGTTCGGTGGCTGCGTGCTCgtttcctttgcctttgtaATTACTTGATAAAATGAAGTGCGTCGCTGTGAACAATTGACCCTTTCGAACAATCCAGGCTGGTCAGCAGTCTAAATCCACATTTTAAAGCCGTCATTATAGCCTCAAACTTAAGAGTTTCCAGGGTGCAGACAAAGGTGTTGTCCTCCTTCAGTACAAGTCGTGTACCATTTTCTGACTTTATGAAGTATTTGAATTGGATAATATTTGAAGATACTGAAAACTCCTCTGGAAATCCATCCAGCCTGCTTTTGGATACCAGAACAattctagattttatttttgctatgaAATCTGGAGCGTTACAAAAGATCCTAAGACCTTGTGAACGGTCGTGGCTGTCAGTGATTTCCAGGAAAGTAGTCTCTCTGGATGCTAGCTGTTCCTTCTCCCACCTTGATTTCACGGCATCTGATAGTActttaagctgaaaaaaatccgCTTCTTGTGCCAAAAGTTGATTTTCTCGAAACCCTTCTGGTAAAAGAAGTTCTCCATTTCGTAGGAAGTTCAGGATGTGTCTGAAAAGAAGTCCATCTCTGTCGATGAAATAATGACCTTCTGCATCAAACGGGcacattatttttccatttatcaCACCTTCAAGAAAAGAATCTGGATACTTGGTTAGTGTTTGTTTCTGTGTGATATACAGATAGCCACCAACATTCAGAGTAATCAGAGACGTTTTGCAGTCCTTGCCTTGATCAGAGCCTTCAGagttgctgtgtttttcttcgtattccttttcccttctgtttatttttcgCTCCATTGTCAACGCCAGGAGAAAAAGCCAGCTGTCTTGCTGCGTTCCCTTTGGCTTGagaaggggtttttttgttttccttttttttttttttttttgaaaggtacCGTTATTCAGCTCTGGCACGGTGTTGGAATGGAAATGCTGCTGGCATTGCACGGGCTGTCAGCTCGGTTTTGCAGTAGGTGGCGTATCAGCTATGTATGCAGGGAGATATCAGGAATATGACTGTAAAGGAGAATTTGCATTTAACTGTATAAGGGAAGAACAGCATGAAactgtctctctctttcaagTCTAGGAAGTTTGCATCGTTTCTGAGTTCTTCACAGAAATGAACAATACTGTTTTAAATGACGtcacatttttaatactttacaATGTATTTATAGTGTCAACTAGTCAGTCATGTTTCATATTTATGGTGTTAAATAGATAgctttatttatgttttaaggattttatttttcacaaagcatcttttcagatttttttttttgtactgattGTAGCACTTGATTTGTAGAGCAGGGCAAAAGCTGCTCTTTTGTATACGATAAGGTATCATTTATAGAACATGTGTGCAGTGGTATGATGCTTTCATAgaagatacattaaaaatgatgcTGAAGAGGACCTGTTGGTCCACCTATTTAAGGTGGACACCTTATTACCTTATTATTTGGGGCAAAAGCTTCCATTTTCAACTGAAAGAAGTCTCCTCAATGCAAATATTGCAGCTGAACAGGGGGGAATGGGAAGCTAGAAAGGGGGAGAAGGGCTTGTCTTTTTCTATACCATAGATAAAAACTATTTAGAGCAGAGAGCTCTTTGCTGTTTATATTGGTGTTGCTTTTTAAGTCATCAAAGCTATCTagcatgttattttatttttggtaataacagctctgctgccctgtgGCACAAAGGGTTAGTGTGCCTACAGATACCTCTGAACAGCACATAACATTATAGCTTAGCAACACTTCAGTacggggaggagggggaataTCGGCAGAGAAGGTTTGAATCAAATGGCTGGCTTCTTCCTCGCCGTGCAACTGTGATTTGAGGTtcattgccttaaaaaaaaaaaaaaaaaaaaaaaaaaagaaagaaaaaaaaaaagaaaaagaaaaaaaaaagaaaagaaaagaaaaaaaaatctcgttTTTCCCGTTTAAACGCTTGCAGCTTAGGGCAGCAAAGGGGAAGCTCTCCCCCCACGGATCCATGCATTTCCATAGGGCCAGGGGTGCGGAGGACAGAGAACCCAGCATGCGTTCCCAAGCCGGTCAGGGTGAGTGCTTACCTGCAGCTGGACCTCGAAAGGAcgctccattttttttccaagatgtaGTTTTCACATTACAGGTAGATGCCTCTTGCTTTGGCCGGTTAGCAGTAAAAGGTCAGATCATTCTTCTGTAAATTCTTTTGCTCTGCCTCTCAAGATTTAATTCAGACAGCTCCCACAATCTGTAAGACTAATTGTTATCAATACTACAGATTCAtcactgtaatattttataactTGCTAACTAAATCTATTGGAAATAAATGCACTTTTCTTTTGACTTGCTATTATCTGTGCCAAGCACTGATACACTAATTTAGGCAGTTGTATGTGATATATTAAGCAGATATTATTCATTAGATTCAATTTATCAGAAATTAGTCATAGTTGAAGTTTTAACTCTTTGATGCCATCACTGTATTTAGCATCACTTCAGTCAAAGAGGTTTCAGGAATATGACTGTATCATTTTCTAACTGTAAAACATTTAGACCTTTTCAAAATTAACTCCTTTCACAATTATTGAGTATATGATCAAGAAAATTAAAGAGCTGAAGAGATTTAAGtgtgactgatttttttttactattgcAGGAGACTTGTGTTCAAATTCAGTTTTTTGTCAAGTGGTAGAAAattcagttaatatttttagattGTATATAGCTACAGTGCTGAAGCTGAACTATGTTACTGGCTGTTAAACACTGAGAGAATAGTTTCTGCGGTGCTTTCATCTTGTTCAGTGAACTTGAAGTTTTTTGAAGATGAATTGGGAAAGTTCAGGCAAATACAGGTAGGGATTTCCGAGGAAAGCTGGGATTTGTAAAGGATACGAAATTTTTCACGGCAAGCTAAACTATCCTTGTTTTAAGAGATAGCATTTATAGAACAGTATCTACTCACTTAGTTTTACATGCTCAGAATTGTCTGAATATTCTAACACCTGCAGTTGAAATTTTCTACTTTTATGAACAAGTGTTTTTTGAAAGATCatgcaaaatcattttgataAAGGTATGTATGTATCTCTTGAGCCTAGTGACTTGACCAGTCTTGTGTCCTGGAAGTAGAAGTACAGCGCtacaaaggaaagcaaatccTCTAAGGAGACAAAGGGCAAGGAATCTGTCCCTCGTCCTGTCTTACTTATTTACTGTTGGATGATGTTGCTCCTCCATCATGCTCCTGAAACCCCTGCTCTGGTAGCAGTAGCTCCTGAAGCTTGACCATGCCATGGAGCTGAGGACTGGAGCCCATCACAAAAAAGTCAGTACTTTACCAAgggctcagcttgcttctaCATCTGAACAGCATCAGCTTCATTGAGAgtctgttttcagtgaaaattacATGGGATATAGAAAACAGCTGGTTTTATGTATTACAGTGTGAAAGGATATGAGGGGAAATCTACAGCTAAAAGAGGTAGATAATTTCTGAAGTGTATTAGGAAGCTATGCTAATGAATTGTTTGGGTTATCTAAGTAGTTTGGTAGTCATTTAATGTCATAACACACAAAATTGGCCAGGTGATTGGACAATTAAACCATCTAGTAGTTACTGGTTTGCAGTAGTAGTAGTAGAGACATTCTCATTTCAGTAATAGCTCAAGGATTTTGATTAACATTGAAGGCAAGCTCAACATCTTAActaaaatcaaagatttttgaATCAGCAAGTCTGAACAATTCTCattcaagaattttaaaagagctATCCAGTAAGCTCTATCAACAGTTACTGTTgattttttcaataatttttaagCACTACAGAAGTTCTGCaagactgaaaaagcaaattttgtgccagtatttaaaagataaagtGCATGAACcaagtgtttaaaaatgaaaaatgatagtatatacaaaacaataaaaaatctGACTTGGGGgtcaatcatttaaaaattaaggaagagttatataataataataatcaatgCTGGTGTAGGGAAAATGGACTGTCTcaatttaaaatgagttttttttatgttgtaaGTTTGATCATCAAAGGAGGTAGtgcttttttctgttaaatctGTGAACAGGCttcatttgtcattttgaaTTAGACTGTATATTATAGTTTCCCTTTCATTTAACTCTACAGAAAAGCTATCTCCTGGATCTCACACTAATAAATGTAAGCAGagaattttcactgaaatgctgCTGTGATTTGGTTCtttgttatatatttatttatggcTGGTGATTTATTTCAGTCTGGCCAATGAAGAAGAATGTGGTTACTGAGAGTTTGAAGATGATACAGAGTAAGGGTATAGTAAATAAGGAAGGAGATGGTGCAACGGGGATGCTGCCATCCAGCCCTGAAGTGCAGGAgcatgagcagcagcacagcagggcGAGGGAAAGGGAGAACTACTGGGGCTCCTGACTGGGACACTGAGAGGCAACTGCTGATCCTCTACCCGCCAGGGAGCTGAAGCTCACTGCCTGACACAAATCCTTTCCTGTCTTCCTACTGCCTGGGGATGATGGCCTCTGAGGTGGGTCTCGATCTCCTCCTTTCTGTGCATCTCTGCCCATCAGCTCTCAAGTTGAACAGGAGCTAAAAAACTGTGGGTTCTGCCCAACACTCTATAAAGCCTGCCCATGAGACCTGCAGTTTGGGAGAGATGTTAATAAATTGGACCGATAAGGATGCTTAAGAAGCTGGAAAACACACGCCTAATGGAAGAATccagaaaatgtgatttattagGCTTATAAAGGGGAGGGAGTACCTAAATGCCTGAACGGGCAGAAAGCTTTTATAGCAAGCACTCCAGCTTAGCAGCCAAAGATCTAACAAGACCCAGTGGCTGTAAATTGGAGCCAGGTGCAGTCAGACTGGAAAATTAACACGTTAAAATCTAGACaattccctctctctctttctctttttctttctctaaaaaaaCTCAATCAGTAATGTTTGCTGCACAATCCCAGTAAATTTCTCCAGTGCCTGTTTATTAAGTTAGTCTTCAGCATTTTAACCaccttctttttatttgatgGGGTTTGTTGTCAGAAGCTGAAGCTGGAATCAGCAAGAGCACATAACACATCACTTGCCTGTCACTAAGAGAGTCAACAGTTGAAATTCCTTGACAGGCTGGCATTAGGGTGTTCAAGCAGGGATTTAGGGGTGAGCGTGCATCTGGCAGCTAGCAATGCAGTTATGGATTGTGTAGACCATCCTGTCTAAAGGTGCATTCACAGTGTACTTGTATCTTCCCCTCACGTAAGGACCATTCAGAATGTGAAAAACTTTGGGAAatgtctctgttttctcctgtaATCGTTGGACTTGTCTACTTTTCCCAACTCTAGCCTATTCATCTGTGTAGTTCTGTCTGATTTATTTTGGGTAGGTATTTTAGTGAGGAATTGctgctttcatgttttattcATCCTTTGGATTCCAGATTAATATGACTGTGGAAGTACCATGTGTCCAGATAGACATGTAACATTTGGGATGTCTTCATTGGAGCTCTGGCCCAGCAACAGGTGAAAAGTAATCTAGGTTTCTGAAGTTAATGAACAGATGCATGGTATTTTGGTGAATGAAGACTAATTAGGCTGTGAAGGCAATAAAAACTTTGTTCTCCCTCTACAGTCTTGCATTTGGAGGTTTAGTGCATCTTTACCAGAGAATATTTATTCTGATAGACTCTCTGGATATGTTGCAATCCCCAAGATGGCCCAGGAAAAGTGAGACATGAACTTTGGCTTCTGGATAGTGGATAAATTTTCTGGACAGTGTATCAGACCAGTTAGCTGTAACATTGTGATCTCAGAGACTGTTGACAGCCTTGTATACCGAAGCAGTTGATGAAATAATGGAATATTAAACCCAAGAAGCCTAGACCACTGGTAATTAAAAGAGGATATTACTAAAGGTGTGAAATAAATCATAAGATATTACTAAGgataagtaattttaaatgaaaagctgaaacaaCTTATAATTAATTTCATAAAAGATTGATGTGGCTGATACCTAGTTCACTGATGCTGATTCTTAAAATTTAGGAGTAGTTTCAGAATTCTGTAGTTCACAGGAGTGACATGGCAGCATTCAGAAAGTAGTAGAAGGGATGACTTATCTAAGTACAGACTAGTTAGCCTTACACCTGTACTATACAAACTAATGGAAAAATTGTCATGGAGTTCaagcagtagaaaagcaaagaacagaaatacaatGAGTACTAGCAAGTGTGGCTTCATGTAAAGGTTTTCTGGTCAAATAAAcctcatttcatttatttttgagattATGAGCTTGATAAAGTAGCAACATGGTTGCAGTCTGTTAGCATTTCATACTGCACATAATTTAGTAGCTTGTgatattctgatttttgttaaagaaaaaaatcagcaagcaCTGAATGAGATGAAGAACTGGCTGACAGTTATCAGAAAGTAATTATCAGTAGGAAGTCATTCTCATATAGCAGTTTGAAGGGCTTCCTCCAGGATCAGCAAGAGGGCCAGCAGTAAGATGGAATCACTGCTCATAAAATGTGTCATGATTGACATAAATGCTGGTTAGACAGTGAATAACTATGACAGGACTGTTATAGTGTGACCTGAATCACTTAGTTCCCAGGATCtgcttaaataaaaagcattttcatcaAGCTAAAGGCAATTGTATACCTAGGAAGAGGGTATGCAAAGCACATCTGTAGAATGTAAGACTTGGAAAAGTCTCAGAATAGATGTGTTAAGGACATAATAGACAGTCAGCTTCATCAAGCCACTGAGCTTGACTTTAGAGAGGAATTGATCATAACCCAGTTTTAGCCATCTAAACACGAAACACAGTCAGTGGAGGAAAAAACCCCTACCGGCACAGGGCAATTCACTGAATCCTGAAGGAGGTGGGACCAATTGTCTTCTGAAAGTCTCACTTCCTCTGTTGAACTTGGAGGGTTTGCTGAACGACCTTGAGATGGATAAAGTGAGCCGAGATAAATTCCAAACTAGATGTAAAAACTCTTCTCATATTGTTTTATCTTTGTATGGTTATTTTatcctgttatttttcttagaaTGGTTATTGTATCTTTCTATATAGTATGATAAGACCAGTATAGGAGTATTACATCTACTTCATGGAGTCTGTGTTCTTAAAATATCATTGAAAGATTGAACAAGGTGCAGATAAGAACCACAAAACTGATTTAAGTGCGGTATAAAATGCCTTATGGTGAGATAATGCATGAGCTTGAACTATTTCATTTGTTGTAAAGAAGGTTGATAAGTGACCTAATTGCAATGTATAGGTGCTTTcacatggagaaaataaaaggtacTAAAAGGCTTTTTAGAAAGTATAGAAGGATGAATTAACTGCTGGAAGCTGAAGACAAATTCATGTTAGAAATCAAGCACTGATGGTAGTAGCACCATAGTCACACCTAAATTATTAGGCTCTTTacagaaaaggataaaatttaattttctatgaTACACAGGAGTTCAGGTAAGTAGACTAAGTTCTCTCATCTGACTTTAAACCATTATGAATCTGTAAAAGCAGAggtattttcataaaattttgctttgatgTGTTCAAAACTCGGAGAAGAAAAGTCTGTTGTTCTTCTTCCCATAAAGGATTTAATTAATTGCTAAATCAAAACAAGGAAGTGTAAACGaaatcatttgaaatacttgatgtcaaa encodes:
- the KCTD4 gene encoding BTB/POZ domain-containing protein KCTD4, which codes for MERKINRREKEYEEKHSNSEGSDQGKDCKTSLITLNVGGYLYITQKQTLTKYPDSFLEGVINGKIMCPFDAEGHYFIDRDGLLFRHILNFLRNGELLLPEGFRENQLLAQEADFFQLKVLSDAVKSRWEKEQLASRETTFLEITDSHDRSQGLRIFCNAPDFIAKIKSRIVLVSKSRLDGFPEEFSVSSNIIQFKYFIKSENGTRLVLKEDNTFVCTLETLKFEAIMTALKCGFRLLTSLDCSKGSIVHSDALHFIK